From a single Candidatus Binataceae bacterium genomic region:
- a CDS encoding AsmA family protein, producing MRKLIRIVIIVLGVIVVLVAGVGFYAVLNLNGIIQKQRGLILSKASDAVGRKVDVQDIHASLGWGVIADLRGVTIADDPAFSKDPFVQAADIYARVALLPLLSHRIDVDQVSLKDPQVHIIRNQRGELNVSTIGKKPSGGEAAAPSAAAPPPPAGTSQSKGPPLSEVQPQGPALGGAGAGTLGSVSVSSLTVENATIVYEQKGASTLIVRSVNLDVDNLSVSTPVGIKLSLAALGQDKNLQLSGTVGPLMTNGAVDLSAIPLSLTLDAGPFTMAQLRMVPPVAQALPPQLKLTNPFAASIKVEGTTESVAFNLATDLTGNQVVYSGVLDKAAGVPLKLSAAGSRKAAGGAAQVEIQSANLVFGDLNLKAGQIQLGQNLSARLDSNRFDLASMGKMLVPLSKYDASGKAEIHATVKVVEKQPEVNGVITLASVTVTPLGKRSIVGGLSGDIKMAGKSATAGPLAFNLGSGHARLTVNAQSIQPIDASYDFSADVIKPAELTANSKPEAAADHLDQVAVKGTVKGSTSAPTVTATATSPSGMAQNVAYRSLAMDAIYDGHSATVNSFKVGVFNGTVDGNARATLGAAPAFNVGVNLHGIDVQQVLISQKSKAADTVRGQLTGQVRVAGRGDTFDTIKPTLAGNGQMAVADGKLIGVNIGAQAMRKVQGVPGIDTLLTPTVVARHPALFNSPDTSFTALGLTFVIQGARITSHDIKAATPDYSALADGWFDLDKNIDMSAHLLLSQELSRELMSEKKNVVYLANDQKQVDIPVRITGQLPKPSVQPDIQYLAQRAAGHLVQKQADKYLNKFLGGGKNGKNGSSGSNPLGGALNKLFH from the coding sequence ATGCGCAAGCTTATCCGGATAGTCATCATCGTGCTCGGCGTCATCGTGGTGTTGGTGGCCGGCGTCGGGTTTTACGCCGTGCTTAACCTTAACGGCATTATCCAGAAGCAGCGCGGCCTTATCCTCTCGAAGGCCAGCGACGCGGTCGGCCGTAAGGTTGACGTCCAGGATATCCACGCGAGTCTCGGATGGGGAGTGATCGCCGATCTTCGCGGCGTGACGATCGCCGACGACCCGGCATTCTCCAAGGATCCATTCGTTCAGGCGGCCGACATTTATGCGCGGGTCGCGCTGCTACCTCTTTTGAGCCATCGCATCGATGTCGACCAGGTTTCGCTCAAAGATCCCCAGGTACACATCATCCGCAACCAGCGAGGCGAGCTGAACGTCAGCACTATCGGAAAAAAACCCTCTGGTGGCGAGGCCGCGGCCCCATCGGCGGCTGCGCCGCCTCCGCCGGCCGGGACATCCCAATCCAAGGGGCCGCCGCTTAGCGAGGTGCAGCCGCAGGGACCGGCGCTGGGGGGTGCAGGAGCGGGAACGCTTGGCAGCGTCTCGGTCTCAAGCCTCACCGTCGAGAACGCGACGATCGTTTACGAGCAAAAAGGTGCGTCCACGCTCATCGTCCGCTCGGTCAACCTCGATGTCGATAATCTCTCCGTCAGCACGCCGGTCGGCATCAAGCTGAGCCTCGCCGCCCTCGGTCAGGACAAAAATCTGCAGCTTAGCGGCACGGTCGGGCCGCTGATGACCAACGGCGCGGTCGATCTCAGCGCGATTCCGCTCTCGCTAACCCTCGACGCCGGGCCGTTCACGATGGCGCAGCTAAGGATGGTGCCGCCGGTAGCCCAGGCCCTACCGCCGCAGCTCAAGCTCACCAATCCCTTCGCGGCCAGTATCAAGGTTGAAGGCACGACCGAGTCGGTCGCGTTCAATCTCGCGACCGACCTGACCGGCAACCAGGTCGTGTACAGCGGCGTGCTCGACAAGGCAGCCGGCGTACCGCTCAAGCTCTCGGCGGCCGGTTCGCGGAAAGCCGCAGGCGGGGCGGCGCAGGTCGAGATCCAGAGCGCCAACCTCGTGTTCGGCGACCTTAATCTCAAGGCCGGGCAGATCCAGCTTGGCCAGAACCTGAGCGCGCGGCTCGACAGCAATCGGTTCGACCTCGCCTCGATGGGCAAGATGCTGGTTCCACTGAGCAAATACGACGCCTCGGGCAAGGCCGAGATTCACGCCACCGTCAAAGTGGTAGAGAAGCAGCCCGAGGTAAACGGCGTCATCACGCTGGCCTCGGTCACGGTCACGCCACTAGGCAAGCGCTCGATAGTGGGAGGGCTAAGCGGCGACATCAAGATGGCGGGTAAGAGCGCGACCGCCGGTCCGCTCGCGTTCAACCTCGGCTCGGGGCATGCGCGGCTCACCGTCAACGCGCAATCGATTCAGCCGATCGACGCGAGCTACGATTTCAGCGCCGACGTAATAAAGCCGGCCGAGCTGACCGCTAATTCCAAGCCCGAGGCCGCGGCCGACCATCTGGACCAGGTAGCGGTCAAGGGCACGGTCAAGGGCAGCACTTCGGCGCCCACGGTGACCGCGACCGCGACCTCGCCCTCGGGCATGGCGCAGAATGTCGCGTACCGGAGCCTCGCGATGGACGCGATTTACGACGGGCACTCGGCGACGGTCAACTCGTTCAAGGTGGGCGTCTTCAACGGCACGGTTGACGGCAACGCCAGGGCGACGCTCGGCGCCGCCCCAGCCTTCAACGTGGGGGTGAATCTGCATGGAATCGACGTTCAGCAGGTGCTCATCTCGCAGAAATCCAAGGCGGCGGACACGGTGCGCGGCCAGTTGACCGGGCAGGTGCGCGTCGCGGGGCGCGGCGACACGTTCGATACGATAAAGCCCACGCTCGCGGGCAACGGGCAGATGGCGGTCGCCGACGGCAAGCTTATCGGAGTCAATATCGGCGCACAGGCGATGCGCAAGGTGCAGGGCGTCCCCGGGATCGACACGCTGCTTACGCCGACGGTCGTCGCGCGCCATCCGGCGCTGTTCAATTCACCCGACACCAGCTTCACCGCGCTGGGCCTGACCTTCGTGATCCAGGGCGCGCGAATCACCTCGCACGACATCAAGGCGGCGACGCCGGACTACAGCGCGCTCGCCGACGGATGGTTCGATCTCGACAAGAATATAGACATGAGCGCGCATCTGCTGCTGTCGCAGGAGCTGAGCCGCGAGCTGATGTCAGAAAAGAAGAACGTCGTTTATCTCGCGAACGACCAGAAGCAGGTCGATATTCCGGTGCGAATCACCGGACAGCTGCCCAAACCGTCGGTGCAGCCGGATATCCAGTATCTGGCGCAGCGCGCGGCCGGTCACCTGGTGCAAAAACAGGCGGACAAGTACCTCAACAAATTTCTCGGCGGCGGTAAGAACGGCAAGAACGGTTCGTCGGGGAGCAACCCGCTGGGCGGCGCCCTCAACAAGTTGTTCCACTGA
- the atpE gene encoding ATP synthase F0 subunit C: MIGRLGKWLGMAAAMVMASPLLAMAQTPGGGGGDGMRAGLIGLGAGLGIGIAALGCGMGQGKLAASAMESIGRNPNSTNQLFVPMIIGLAFVESLTLYSLVISFILQGKI; this comes from the coding sequence ATGATTGGACGGTTAGGCAAATGGCTCGGGATGGCAGCCGCGATGGTGATGGCGAGCCCGCTGCTCGCGATGGCGCAGACGCCCGGGGGTGGGGGTGGCGACGGGATGCGTGCAGGGCTGATCGGGCTCGGCGCGGGTCTGGGAATCGGGATCGCGGCGCTCGGATGCGGTATGGGTCAGGGCAAGCTTGCGGCCTCTGCGATGGAGTCGATCGGGCGCAACCCAAACAGCACCAACCAGCTCTTCGTGCCGATGATCATCGGACTCGCGTTCGTCGAGTCGCTGACCCTGTATTCGCTGGTCATCTCGTTCATCCTGCAAGGCAAAATCTGA
- a CDS encoding AtpZ/AtpI family protein, protein MAGPPPDDSGESSAEERPNLWRYAAIGVELFSPIIGGSVAGYYMDAYFHSGSIWTLVGLLGGVFLGFYRLIVEMRSFRKNL, encoded by the coding sequence ATGGCAGGGCCGCCACCCGACGATTCCGGCGAGTCTTCCGCAGAAGAACGGCCGAACCTATGGCGCTATGCTGCGATAGGCGTTGAACTTTTTTCGCCCATTATCGGCGGCTCGGTCGCAGGATATTATATGGACGCCTACTTTCACTCCGGCTCGATCTGGACGCTGGTCGGATTGCTGGGCGGGGTGTTCCTTGGCTTCTATCGCCTTATCGTCGAGATGCGGTCGTTTCGCAAGAATCTTTGA
- the atpB gene encoding F0F1 ATP synthase subunit A codes for MNPVNFIDGIASFLHLPPVVVGTWIAMGILIVFGLKARKALLESPDPTVPESAITVRSVAEVMAEWLDGFVAGVLESHGARSYVPFFGTLFMFILTANFLGLIPGMEPPTADTDLTFAIAIICFVYYLYQGFKHQGIAYLRSFLGPLWWLAWFFVVIEVADNLFRPFSLGIRLFANMFADHKVLGLFTGLTKLVIPLAFYALGSIVCIVQALVFVILAVSYVRMASHSHYE; via the coding sequence TTGAACCCGGTCAATTTCATCGACGGCATCGCGAGCTTCCTGCATCTTCCGCCGGTCGTGGTCGGCACCTGGATCGCGATGGGAATCCTGATCGTTTTCGGGCTCAAGGCCCGCAAGGCGCTGTTGGAATCGCCCGACCCGACGGTCCCCGAGAGCGCAATCACGGTTCGCTCGGTTGCCGAGGTGATGGCCGAATGGCTCGATGGCTTCGTCGCGGGCGTGCTCGAGAGCCACGGTGCGCGTAGCTACGTTCCATTCTTCGGCACGCTTTTCATGTTCATCCTGACCGCCAATTTCCTCGGGTTGATCCCGGGGATGGAGCCGCCGACCGCCGACACCGACCTGACCTTCGCGATCGCCATCATCTGCTTCGTCTATTACCTGTACCAGGGCTTCAAGCATCAGGGCATCGCCTACCTGCGGAGTTTTCTCGGCCCGCTGTGGTGGCTGGCGTGGTTTTTCGTGGTGATCGAGGTTGCCGACAACCTGTTTCGCCCGTTTTCGCTCGGCATCCGTCTCTTCGCCAATATGTTCGCCGACCACAAGGTGCTCGGGCTGTTCACCGGGCTGACCAAGCTCGTCATCCCGCTCGCCTTTTACGCGCTTGGTTCGATCGTCTGTATCGTTCAGGCCCTGGTCTTCGTGATCCTGGCGGTATCGTACGTGCGGATGGCGAGTCATTCGCATTACGAATAA
- a CDS encoding VOC family protein produces MEINGVAHVMLTVGNYEACLPFYEKLLPFLGLTFVVRRTASQFYCIGGRTGIGIHKADEKYRGERFAQGRPGLHHVCLRARERKDVDAVHEFLRGIGANIIHPPDEGAWAKGYYSVLFEDPDGIRIEVNHIPGKGLLAE; encoded by the coding sequence ATGGAGATAAATGGGGTCGCCCACGTTATGTTGACGGTCGGCAACTACGAGGCCTGCCTGCCCTTTTACGAGAAGCTGCTGCCTTTTTTAGGCCTGACCTTCGTGGTGCGCAGGACCGCCTCCCAGTTCTATTGCATCGGCGGCCGTACCGGAATCGGCATTCACAAGGCCGACGAAAAATATCGCGGCGAACGTTTTGCCCAGGGACGCCCCGGGTTGCATCACGTCTGCCTGCGCGCGCGCGAGCGCAAAGACGTCGACGCGGTCCACGAGTTTCTGCGCGGCATCGGCGCGAACATCATTCATCCGCCCGACGAGGGCGCCTGGGCCAAGGGCTACTACTCGGTACTCTTCGAGGATCCCGATGGCATCCGGATAGAGGTCAATCATATCCCGGGCAAAGGGCTGCTGGCTGAATAG
- a CDS encoding Smr/MutS family protein produces MRDRDLRVLEFHKVIGLVAALAASGPGRRAVEMLRPSGDPAEAAARLRVTAEMVALRAHAGALPMQEFADQRELLLAAAREGAVLDGVSLLSVRDFVLAARHVAAFMRSRVEPYPNLAGMAQNLAAPKELADALLGALADDGGLLDEASPQLLRLRTRLRAERVELEARLARSLNAPGMDSFVSDYLVTVRNHRFVLPLKLNYSERLEGIVQDRSVSGETLFVEPMWAVELNNRLMMLEREVEAEERRILTHLTAMIRGYGVELRMTFDAMVALDALNARAIFAERLRCVEPVLGNFGESGLELVEARHPLLVAGGRDAVPIDVRIAAGLHGIVISGPNTGGKTVALKTMGLLALMAQAGLLIPSREGSRIVVFRSIFADIGDEQSIEASLSSFAAHIANLSEMAAALKEPALVILDEPGEGTDPVEGAALAIGLMTYLGRRQCLVAIATHSAAIKLHAYSRAGFEASAVDFDAEHLRPLYRLKPHTIGQSYGLAVAERLGLPGEIVAAAREAMPAGAAEVERVLGLLDAERAEIRAEAERLREEERRAAERAAEAEETARRARARIDAERERVVAEGKALIAEIRRESAALAEEVRAGRKSQRELASTLARAAERISAIAPRAGAEEEGAAREPLKVGDRVEFGDIQGDLIALEPGRAVVSRGGLRIEVAPERLRRAQLRAGSAQERAGQERVPKVTVSAASGADGGDSELNLIGMRTAEALRRLEEFLDQAYLTNRSEVRIVHGIGSGALKKAVHEYLADSRYCASFRQAEPHRGGAGATVVQLNL; encoded by the coding sequence GTGCGCGATCGCGACCTCAGAGTGCTCGAGTTCCACAAAGTGATCGGCCTGGTCGCGGCGCTCGCGGCCTCCGGGCCCGGCCGCCGCGCGGTGGAGATGCTCCGGCCCTCGGGCGACCCTGCCGAGGCCGCCGCGCGTCTTCGCGTAACGGCCGAGATGGTCGCGCTGCGCGCGCACGCCGGCGCGCTCCCGATGCAGGAGTTCGCCGACCAGCGCGAACTCCTGCTCGCCGCCGCGCGCGAGGGCGCCGTGCTCGACGGCGTCTCGCTGCTGAGCGTGCGCGATTTCGTGCTTGCCGCGCGTCACGTCGCGGCCTTCATGCGCTCGCGGGTCGAGCCCTATCCGAATCTCGCGGGCATGGCGCAGAACCTGGCGGCGCCGAAGGAACTCGCCGACGCGCTGCTCGGCGCCCTCGCCGACGACGGCGGTCTGCTGGACGAGGCAAGCCCGCAGCTTTTGCGCCTCCGGACCCGGCTTCGCGCCGAGCGGGTCGAGCTCGAAGCGCGCCTTGCGCGCTCGCTCAATGCGCCGGGGATGGATTCTTTCGTCTCCGACTACCTGGTCACCGTCCGCAACCATCGCTTCGTTCTGCCGCTCAAACTCAACTACTCCGAGCGCCTCGAGGGTATCGTGCAGGACCGCTCGGTCTCGGGCGAAACGCTGTTCGTCGAACCGATGTGGGCGGTCGAGCTCAACAACCGCCTGATGATGCTGGAACGCGAGGTCGAGGCCGAGGAACGGCGCATCCTGACCCATCTGACGGCCATGATCCGCGGCTACGGCGTCGAGCTCAGAATGACTTTCGACGCGATGGTCGCGCTCGACGCGCTCAACGCGCGCGCGATTTTCGCCGAGCGCCTTCGATGCGTCGAGCCGGTGCTCGGCAACTTCGGCGAAAGCGGCCTCGAACTGGTCGAGGCGCGCCATCCGCTGCTCGTCGCCGGCGGGCGCGATGCCGTGCCAATCGACGTGCGCATCGCGGCCGGCCTGCATGGCATCGTGATCTCCGGCCCCAACACGGGCGGCAAAACCGTCGCGCTCAAGACCATGGGGCTGCTCGCGCTGATGGCGCAGGCGGGTCTGCTTATCCCGTCGCGCGAGGGCAGCCGCATCGTCGTCTTTCGCAGTATTTTCGCCGACATCGGCGACGAACAATCGATCGAAGCGAGCCTCTCCAGTTTCGCCGCGCATATCGCCAACCTGAGCGAGATGGCCGCCGCGCTCAAGGAGCCGGCGCTGGTCATCCTCGACGAACCCGGCGAGGGCACCGACCCTGTCGAGGGCGCAGCGCTCGCGATCGGCCTGATGACCTATCTCGGCCGGCGGCAATGCCTGGTCGCGATCGCTACTCATTCGGCCGCGATCAAGCTCCATGCGTATTCGCGCGCCGGCTTCGAGGCTTCGGCGGTGGACTTCGACGCCGAGCATCTCCGGCCGCTCTATCGGCTCAAGCCGCACACGATCGGCCAGAGCTACGGGCTTGCCGTCGCCGAACGCCTCGGATTGCCGGGCGAGATCGTCGCGGCCGCGCGCGAGGCGATGCCGGCGGGGGCGGCCGAAGTCGAGCGCGTGCTCGGCCTGCTCGACGCCGAGCGCGCAGAGATTCGCGCCGAGGCGGAGCGCCTGCGCGAGGAGGAACGGCGTGCTGCTGAACGCGCTGCCGAAGCGGAAGAAACCGCGCGCCGCGCGCGCGCACGGATCGACGCCGAGCGCGAACGGGTCGTGGCCGAGGGCAAGGCGCTAATCGCGGAGATCAGGCGCGAAAGCGCGGCGCTCGCCGAGGAGGTCAGGGCCGGGCGTAAGAGTCAGCGCGAGCTTGCCTCGACGCTCGCGCGCGCGGCGGAACGAATCAGCGCGATTGCGCCGCGGGCCGGCGCCGAAGAAGAGGGCGCCGCGCGCGAGCCGCTCAAGGTCGGCGACCGCGTCGAGTTCGGCGATATCCAGGGCGACTTGATCGCGCTCGAACCGGGACGCGCGGTCGTGAGCCGCGGCGGACTCAGGATTGAGGTCGCGCCAGAGCGGCTCCGCCGCGCGCAACTTCGCGCCGGCTCCGCACAGGAACGCGCCGGTCAGGAACGGGTGCCCAAAGTCACCGTAAGCGCGGCGTCGGGCGCCGACGGCGGCGATAGCGAGCTTAACCTTATCGGGATGCGCACGGCGGAGGCGCTCCGGCGGCTCGAGGAGTTCCTCGACCAGGCCTATCTCACCAACCGGAGCGAGGTGCGGATCGTGCATGGGATCGGCTCGGGGGCGCTCAAGAAGGCGGTCCACGAATATCTCGCCGATTCGCGCTATTGCGCGAGTTTTCGCCAGGCCGAGCCCCATCGCGGCGGCGCCGGCGCCACCGTCGTGCAGCTGAATCTCTGA
- a CDS encoding Smr/MutS family protein yields the protein MAPLEIVSEDAEVLAQLSDLVSGTGKFELNETEEYVEGTRLGLDPRLLIQLRRGEFAVQAHIDLHGMIQADAKPALEAFILDSVRKGLRSVLVVHGRGLRSPGGTPVLKHASAQWLSHGHMGGYVLAFATARPSDGGAGAMYVLLRRDRRRARFDVLQGAKRRD from the coding sequence GTGGCGCCGCTCGAAATCGTGAGCGAGGACGCCGAGGTCCTCGCGCAGTTATCCGACCTGGTATCCGGGACGGGAAAGTTCGAGCTTAATGAGACCGAGGAATATGTCGAAGGAACCCGGCTCGGGCTCGACCCGCGCCTCCTCATCCAGCTTCGCCGCGGCGAGTTTGCCGTCCAGGCGCATATCGATCTTCACGGGATGATCCAGGCGGACGCCAAGCCTGCGCTCGAGGCTTTTATCCTGGACTCGGTGCGCAAGGGACTGCGCTCGGTGCTGGTCGTGCACGGCCGCGGACTGCGCTCGCCGGGCGGAACGCCTGTCCTCAAGCATGCGTCGGCGCAATGGCTCTCGCACGGACACATGGGCGGATATGTGCTGGCGTTCGCTACCGCGCGGCCATCCGATGGCGGCGCGGGTGCGATGTACGTGTTGCTCCGGCGCGACCGCCGACGCGCCCGCTTCGACGTGCTGCAGGGGGCGAAGCGGCGGGATTGA
- a CDS encoding MaoC family dehydratase: MEKLPSAYKQVGPNRYREAYGLFYEDFTPGDVFEHRPGRTLTETDNIYMTLLAMNTHPLHFDSAYANATQWKRPLMNSLVTISVVTGMSVHSTSQNAVANLGWDKVRLVNPVFAGDTLYAETRVVSKRESESRPTQGLVTVHTVGMKTDGQTGQSGTVVIEFDRTFLVYKREHSPLGKANY, translated from the coding sequence ATGGAAAAGCTGCCGTCCGCCTACAAGCAGGTCGGACCCAACCGCTATCGCGAAGCCTACGGGCTTTTTTATGAAGACTTCACGCCGGGCGACGTCTTCGAGCATCGCCCCGGCCGCACGCTGACCGAAACCGACAACATCTATATGACGCTGCTTGCGATGAACACGCATCCGCTGCACTTCGACTCTGCCTACGCCAACGCGACACAGTGGAAGCGCCCGCTGATGAATTCGCTGGTCACCATCTCGGTGGTCACCGGGATGAGCGTGCACAGCACGAGCCAGAACGCCGTCGCCAATCTCGGCTGGGACAAGGTGCGGCTGGTCAACCCGGTCTTCGCCGGCGACACGCTCTACGCGGAGACGAGGGTCGTCTCCAAGCGCGAGTCGGAGAGCCGACCCACGCAGGGACTGGTCACGGTGCATACGGTCGGGATGAAAACCGACGGCCAAACCGGGCAATCGGGAACCGTGGTGATCGAATTCGATCGCACGTTCCTCGTTTACAAGCGCGAGCATTCGCCGCTCGGCAAGGCCAACTACTGA
- the fumC gene encoding class II fumarate hydratase has translation MADKHNVRTESDSMGSIEVPAEHYWGAQTERSLHHFNIGPDRMARPLIRAFGLLKKASAQVNQDLGKLAADKARLIVQAAEEVASGKLDAEFPLRVWQTGSGTQTNMNANEVISNRAIELAGGKMGSKKPIHPNDDVNMSQSSNDTFPTAMHVAAAEEIVHRLIPALKKLRGALDDKARQFADIVKIGRTHLMDAVPLTLGQEFSGYVAQLDADLRRIDAVLPDVFELAIGGTAVGTGLNTHPEFAERTAAKIAELTGLPFVSAPNKFAALAAHDALVMASGALRTLACSLMKIANDIRWMGSGPRCGLGELRLPENEPGSSIMPGKVNPTQSEAMTMVCLQVIGNDTAIAAAGTQGNFELNVFKPLIIHNLLHSVTLLANACVSFTEFCVLGIEPDRERIAGYVANSLMLVTALSPHIGYDKAAKVAKKAHQENTTLRQAAIDLGYLKPEEFDRYVQADKMLAPEG, from the coding sequence ATGGCAGACAAACACAACGTCCGCACCGAAAGCGACAGCATGGGCTCGATCGAAGTCCCAGCCGAGCATTACTGGGGCGCGCAGACCGAGCGCTCGCTGCATCACTTCAACATCGGACCCGACCGGATGGCGCGTCCGCTGATTCGCGCCTTCGGCCTGCTCAAGAAAGCCTCGGCCCAGGTCAACCAGGACCTGGGCAAGCTCGCCGCCGACAAGGCGCGGCTGATCGTGCAGGCGGCCGAAGAGGTCGCCTCGGGCAAGCTCGACGCCGAATTTCCGCTGCGCGTATGGCAGACCGGCAGCGGCACGCAGACCAACATGAACGCCAACGAGGTCATCTCGAACCGCGCGATCGAGCTTGCCGGCGGCAAGATGGGCAGCAAGAAGCCGATCCATCCCAACGACGACGTTAACATGTCGCAGTCCTCCAACGACACGTTTCCGACCGCGATGCACGTCGCGGCAGCCGAAGAAATCGTCCATCGGCTGATCCCCGCGCTGAAAAAGCTGCGCGGCGCGCTCGACGACAAGGCCCGCCAGTTCGCCGACATCGTCAAGATCGGCCGCACCCATCTGATGGACGCGGTGCCGCTCACCCTCGGCCAGGAATTCTCCGGCTATGTCGCGCAGCTCGACGCCGACTTGAGGCGCATTGACGCCGTCCTGCCCGACGTCTTCGAACTCGCGATCGGCGGCACCGCCGTCGGCACCGGCCTCAATACCCATCCCGAGTTCGCCGAGCGCACGGCGGCCAAGATCGCTGAGCTTACCGGGTTGCCGTTCGTCTCGGCGCCCAACAAGTTCGCGGCGCTCGCCGCGCACGACGCGCTGGTGATGGCGAGCGGCGCGCTCAGGACGCTCGCGTGCTCGCTGATGAAGATCGCCAACGACATCCGCTGGATGGGTTCCGGGCCGCGCTGCGGCCTCGGCGAATTGCGCCTGCCGGAGAACGAGCCCGGATCGTCGATCATGCCGGGCAAGGTCAACCCGACCCAGTCCGAAGCGATGACGATGGTCTGTCTGCAGGTGATCGGCAATGACACGGCGATCGCTGCGGCCGGCACCCAGGGCAATTTCGAGCTTAACGTCTTCAAGCCGCTCATCATTCACAACCTGCTGCACTCGGTAACCCTGCTCGCCAACGCCTGCGTCTCGTTCACCGAGTTCTGCGTGCTCGGCATCGAGCCCGACCGCGAGCGCATCGCCGGCTACGTCGCGAACTCGCTGATGCTGGTCACCGCGCTCAGCCCGCATATAGGCTACGACAAGGCCGCCAAGGTCGCCAAAAAGGCACACCAGGAAAACACGACGCTCCGCCAGGCCGCGATCGATCTCGGCTACCTCAAGCCCGAGGAGTTCGACCGCTACGTGCAGGCGGACAAGATGCTGGCGCCCGAAGGCTGA
- a CDS encoding carboxyl transferase domain-containing protein, giving the protein MERIESRINTSSPEYRQNFALMETAVKQLRAAVERVREGGPEQARRRHLERGKLLARDRIRKLLDPQSAFMELSPLAAWGMYDDEAPGAGIVTGIGRLQGREIVVVANDATVKGGTYYPMTVKKHLRAQEIALQNHLPCVYLVDSGGAFLPLQSEVFPDREHFGRIFYNMARMSAAGIPQVAAVMGSCTAGGAYVPAMCDENIIVREQGTIFLAGPPLVRAATGEVVSAEELGGGDVHTRLSGVSDHLADDDEHALLIARSIFESLGPRVAPEYALQQEEPEDPYYDPREIYGVVSGDTRRPYEVRELIARLVDGSRMHEFKPRYGATLVTGFARIYGYPVGIIANNGVLFSESALKATHFIALCCARRIPLVFLQNITGFMVGKRYEQGGIAKDGAKMVNAVANAQVPKFTVLIGASNGAGNYGMCGRAYSPRMLFMWPNARISVMGGEQAANTLLTVKLDQLKAQGQTMTAAEQAEFTRPTLAKYEHESSCYYSSARLWDDGVIDPLETRAMLALGIAASLNAGVPPATAFGVFRM; this is encoded by the coding sequence ATGGAACGAATCGAGAGCCGCATCAACACCTCGAGCCCGGAATACCGGCAAAATTTCGCGCTGATGGAGACGGCGGTCAAACAGTTGCGCGCGGCGGTCGAGCGCGTGCGCGAGGGCGGCCCCGAGCAGGCGCGCCGCCGCCATCTCGAGCGCGGCAAGCTCCTGGCACGCGATCGCATTCGGAAACTCCTCGATCCGCAGAGCGCATTCATGGAGCTCTCGCCGCTCGCGGCGTGGGGGATGTACGACGACGAGGCGCCGGGTGCCGGGATCGTGACCGGGATCGGGCGCTTGCAGGGGCGCGAGATCGTGGTGGTCGCGAACGACGCGACCGTCAAGGGCGGCACCTACTATCCGATGACGGTCAAGAAGCATCTGCGCGCGCAGGAGATCGCGCTGCAGAACCATCTGCCGTGCGTGTACCTGGTCGATTCGGGAGGCGCCTTCCTGCCGCTGCAATCGGAGGTCTTCCCTGACCGCGAGCACTTCGGGCGCATCTTTTACAACATGGCGCGGATGTCGGCCGCGGGCATCCCGCAGGTGGCGGCGGTGATGGGTTCGTGCACGGCGGGCGGCGCGTACGTGCCGGCGATGTGCGACGAAAATATTATCGTGCGCGAGCAGGGCACGATTTTCCTCGCCGGGCCGCCGCTGGTGCGCGCGGCCACGGGCGAGGTGGTCAGCGCCGAAGAACTCGGCGGCGGCGACGTCCACACGCGCCTTAGCGGCGTGAGCGACCATCTGGCCGACGACGACGAACATGCGCTTTTGATAGCGCGGTCGATCTTCGAGAGCCTTGGCCCGCGGGTCGCCCCCGAGTACGCGCTGCAGCAGGAGGAGCCCGAGGATCCGTACTACGATCCGCGCGAGATCTATGGGGTCGTCTCGGGCGACACGCGCCGGCCCTACGAGGTGCGCGAGCTGATTGCACGCCTTGTCGACGGCAGCCGGATGCACGAGTTCAAGCCGCGTTACGGCGCGACGCTGGTGACCGGCTTCGCGCGCATCTACGGCTACCCGGTCGGAATCATCGCCAACAACGGCGTGCTGTTCAGCGAGTCGGCGCTCAAGGCGACGCACTTTATCGCGCTCTGCTGCGCGCGCCGCATCCCGCTCGTCTTTCTGCAGAACATCACCGGCTTCATGGTCGGCAAGCGCTACGAGCAGGGCGGAATCGCCAAGGACGGGGCCAAGATGGTCAACGCGGTCGCCAACGCGCAGGTGCCGAAGTTCACGGTGCTAATCGGCGCGTCCAACGGCGCCGGGAATTACGGGATGTGCGGGCGGGCGTATTCGCCGCGGATGCTTTTCATGTGGCCCAACGCGCGCATCTCGGTGATGGGCGGAGAGCAGGCGGCAAACACCCTGCTCACGGTCAAGCTCGACCAGTTGAAGGCGCAGGGGCAGACGATGACCGCGGCCGAGCAGGCCGAGTTCACGCGGCCGACGCTCGCGAAGTACGAGCACGAGTCGAGTTGCTACTACTCGAGCGCGCGGCTGTGGGACGACGGCGTGATCGATCCGCTGGAGACGCGCGCGATGCTGGCGCTCGGGATCGCGGCGTCGCTGAACGCGGGCGTCCCGCCGGCCACCGCGTTCGGCGTGTTCAGGATGTGA